The Dethiosulfovibrio russensis genome contains a region encoding:
- a CDS encoding glycosyl hydrolase 108 family protein — translation MTERFSEVLSVVLGFEGGYANDPDDRGGRTNYGITEGTLRFAYERKIVSHKDIRSLSKADAALIYWSDYWEPIGA, via the coding sequence GTGACGGAGAGGTTCTCTGAGGTTCTCTCCGTGGTCCTGGGATTCGAGGGAGGATATGCGAACGATCCGGACGATAGGGGAGGACGGACCAACTACGGCATAACGGAAGGTACCCTTAGATTCGCCTACGAGAGAAAGATCGTATCCCATAAGGATATACGATCTTTGTCGAAGGCCGACGCCGCCCTGATCTACTGGTCCGACTACTGGGAGCCCATAGGAGCC